A stretch of Mesoplodon densirostris isolate mMesDen1 chromosome 7, mMesDen1 primary haplotype, whole genome shotgun sequence DNA encodes these proteins:
- the LRRC32 gene encoding transforming growth factor beta activator LRRC32 isoform X2 has product MSHRILLLLAVLTLGLATSQHRDKVPCKKVDKEVLCRGLGLLQVPSVLPRDIEVLDLSGNQLRSILASPLGFYTALLHLDLSANEISFLQPGVFQALPHLEHLNLAHNRLAVGTALSTGGLGPLSHLTSLDLSGNSLYSGLAERLLAEAPALRSLSLAENSLTRLGRHTFWGTPALERLDLHSNVLMDIEDGAFEALPHLAHLNLSRNSLTCISDFSLQQLRVLDLSCNSIEAFQTAPEPRAQYQLAWLDLRENKLLHFPDLAALPRLVYLNVSNNLIRLPAGPPQGGEGLHAPSEGWSALPFSNPGRNASTQPLSQLLNLDLSYNEIELVPEGFLEHLTALRFLNLSRNCLRAFEARRVGSLPCLTLLDMSHNALETLELGARALGSLQTLLLQDNALRDLPPYTFAGLASLQRLNLQGNRVSPCGGPGEPGPAGCVAFSGVSSLRVLNLADNEMETLRAGAFLHTPLTELDLSANPGLDVATGALAGLEGSLEVLALQGNGLAILQVDLPCFSCLKRLNLAENRLSRLPAWTQAVSLEVLDLRNNSFSLLPGSAMGGLETSLRRLYLQGNPLSCCGNGWLAAQLHQGRVDVDATQDLICRFGSQEEVSLSHVRPEDCEKGGLKNVNLIIILTFALVCAILLTTLATCCCVRRQKFNQQYKA; this is encoded by the exons ATGAGCCACCGGATCCTGCTGCTTCTGGCCGTGCTGACCCTGGGCCTGGCTACCTCCCAACACCGAGACAAGGTGCCCTGTAAGAAG gtggACAAGGAAGTCTTGTGCCGGGGCCTTGGCCTACTCCAGGTCCCCTCGGTGCTCCCACGGGACATCGAGGTCCTCGACCTGTCTGGGAACCAGCTGCGGAGCATCCTGGCCTCGCCCCTGGGCTTCTACACAGCGCTTCTTCACCTGGACCTGAGCGCCAACGAGATTAGCTTCCTCCAGCCAGGGGTcttccaggccctgccccacctggaGCACCTCAACCTGGCCCACAACCGCCTGGCAGTGGGCACGGCGCTGAGCACTGGGGGTCTGGGTCCCCTGTCACACCTGACGTCCCTGGACCTGTCTGGCAACAGCCTGTACAGTGGCCTGGCGGAGCGGCTGCTGGCGGAGGCGCCCGCCCTGCGCAGCCTCTCGCTGGCGGAGAACAGCCTGACGCGCCTGGGCCGCCACACCTTCTGGGGCACGCCCGCGCTCGAGCGGCTGGACCTTCACAGCAACGTGCTGATGGACATCGAGGACGGAGCCTTcgaggccctgccccacctggcACACCTCAACCTCTCCAGGAACTCCCTCACCTGCATCTCCGACTTCAGCCTCCAGCAGCTGCGGGTCCTAGACCTGAGCTGCAACAGTATCGAGGCCTTTCAGACGGCCCCGGAGCCCCGGGCCCAGTATCAGCTCGCCTGGCTCGACCTGCGGGAGAACAAACTGCTCCACTTCCCCGACCTGGCCGCACTTCCGAGACTCGTTTACCTGAACGTGTCTAACAACCTCATCCGCCTCCCTGCGGGGCCGCCCCAGGGTGGCGAGGGCCTTCACGCGCCTTCCGAGGGCTGGTCCGCCTTGCCCTTCTCTAACCCCGGCCGCAACGCCAGCACCCAGCCCCTCTCTCAGCTCTTGAATCTGGATCTGAGCTACAATGAGATTGAGCTCGTCCCCGAGGGCTTTCTTGAGCACCTGACTGCCCTGCGCTTCCTGAACCTCAGCCGGAACTGCTTGAGGGCCTTTGAGGCCCGGCGCGTGGGCTCCCTGCCCTGCCTCACACTCCTGGACATGAGCCACAATGCGCTGGAGACGCTGGAGCTGGGTGCCAGGGCCCTGGGGTCTCTGCAGACGCTGCTCCTACAGGACAACGCCCTGCGGGACCTGCCCCCGTACACCTTCGCCGGCCTGGCCAGCCTGCAGAGGCTCAACCTGCAGGGAAACCGGGTCAGCCCCTGCGGGGGCCCAGGTGAGCCTGGACCTGCGGGCTGTGTGGCCTTCTCTGGCGTCTCCTCCCTCCGTGTCCTGAACCTGGCGGACAATGAGATGGAGACGCTCCGGGCAGGTGCCTTCCTCCACACTCCGCTGACCGAGCTGGACCTCTCCGCCAACCCTGGGCTGGATGTGGCCACAGGGGCCTTGGCGGGCCTGGAGGGCTCCCTGGAGGTCCTGGCCTTGCAGGGCAACGGGCTGGCCATCCTGCAGGTGGACCTGCCCTGCTTCAGCTGCCTCAAGCGGCTCAATCTGGCAGAGAACCGCCTGAGCCGCCTGCCTGCCTGGACGCAGGCTGTGTCCTTGGAGGTGCTGGACCTAAGGAACAACAGCTTCAGCCTCCTGCCGGGTAGTGCCATGGGCGGCCTGGAGACCAGCCTGCGGCGCCTCTACCTGCAGGGGAACCCCCTCAGCTGCTGCGGCAACGGCTGGCTGGCGGCCCAGCTGCACCAGGGCCGTGTGGACGTGGACGCCACCCAGGACCTGATCTGCCGCTTCGGCTCCCAGGAGGAGGTGTCCCTGAGTCACGTGCGTCCTGAGGACTGTGAGAAGGGGGGGCTCAAGAACGTCAACCTCATCATCATCCTCACCTTCGCCCTGGTGTGTGCCATCCTTCTCACCACGCTGGCCACCTGCTGCTGTGTCCGCCGGCAGAAGTTCAACCAACAGTACAAAGCCTAG
- the LRRC32 gene encoding transforming growth factor beta activator LRRC32 isoform X1 gives MGVRAAVERGHLVDKEVLCRGLGLLQVPSVLPRDIEVLDLSGNQLRSILASPLGFYTALLHLDLSANEISFLQPGVFQALPHLEHLNLAHNRLAVGTALSTGGLGPLSHLTSLDLSGNSLYSGLAERLLAEAPALRSLSLAENSLTRLGRHTFWGTPALERLDLHSNVLMDIEDGAFEALPHLAHLNLSRNSLTCISDFSLQQLRVLDLSCNSIEAFQTAPEPRAQYQLAWLDLRENKLLHFPDLAALPRLVYLNVSNNLIRLPAGPPQGGEGLHAPSEGWSALPFSNPGRNASTQPLSQLLNLDLSYNEIELVPEGFLEHLTALRFLNLSRNCLRAFEARRVGSLPCLTLLDMSHNALETLELGARALGSLQTLLLQDNALRDLPPYTFAGLASLQRLNLQGNRVSPCGGPGEPGPAGCVAFSGVSSLRVLNLADNEMETLRAGAFLHTPLTELDLSANPGLDVATGALAGLEGSLEVLALQGNGLAILQVDLPCFSCLKRLNLAENRLSRLPAWTQAVSLEVLDLRNNSFSLLPGSAMGGLETSLRRLYLQGNPLSCCGNGWLAAQLHQGRVDVDATQDLICRFGSQEEVSLSHVRPEDCEKGGLKNVNLIIILTFALVCAILLTTLATCCCVRRQKFNQQYKA, from the exons ATGGGGGTGAGGGCAGCAGTAGAACGGGGTCATCTG gtggACAAGGAAGTCTTGTGCCGGGGCCTTGGCCTACTCCAGGTCCCCTCGGTGCTCCCACGGGACATCGAGGTCCTCGACCTGTCTGGGAACCAGCTGCGGAGCATCCTGGCCTCGCCCCTGGGCTTCTACACAGCGCTTCTTCACCTGGACCTGAGCGCCAACGAGATTAGCTTCCTCCAGCCAGGGGTcttccaggccctgccccacctggaGCACCTCAACCTGGCCCACAACCGCCTGGCAGTGGGCACGGCGCTGAGCACTGGGGGTCTGGGTCCCCTGTCACACCTGACGTCCCTGGACCTGTCTGGCAACAGCCTGTACAGTGGCCTGGCGGAGCGGCTGCTGGCGGAGGCGCCCGCCCTGCGCAGCCTCTCGCTGGCGGAGAACAGCCTGACGCGCCTGGGCCGCCACACCTTCTGGGGCACGCCCGCGCTCGAGCGGCTGGACCTTCACAGCAACGTGCTGATGGACATCGAGGACGGAGCCTTcgaggccctgccccacctggcACACCTCAACCTCTCCAGGAACTCCCTCACCTGCATCTCCGACTTCAGCCTCCAGCAGCTGCGGGTCCTAGACCTGAGCTGCAACAGTATCGAGGCCTTTCAGACGGCCCCGGAGCCCCGGGCCCAGTATCAGCTCGCCTGGCTCGACCTGCGGGAGAACAAACTGCTCCACTTCCCCGACCTGGCCGCACTTCCGAGACTCGTTTACCTGAACGTGTCTAACAACCTCATCCGCCTCCCTGCGGGGCCGCCCCAGGGTGGCGAGGGCCTTCACGCGCCTTCCGAGGGCTGGTCCGCCTTGCCCTTCTCTAACCCCGGCCGCAACGCCAGCACCCAGCCCCTCTCTCAGCTCTTGAATCTGGATCTGAGCTACAATGAGATTGAGCTCGTCCCCGAGGGCTTTCTTGAGCACCTGACTGCCCTGCGCTTCCTGAACCTCAGCCGGAACTGCTTGAGGGCCTTTGAGGCCCGGCGCGTGGGCTCCCTGCCCTGCCTCACACTCCTGGACATGAGCCACAATGCGCTGGAGACGCTGGAGCTGGGTGCCAGGGCCCTGGGGTCTCTGCAGACGCTGCTCCTACAGGACAACGCCCTGCGGGACCTGCCCCCGTACACCTTCGCCGGCCTGGCCAGCCTGCAGAGGCTCAACCTGCAGGGAAACCGGGTCAGCCCCTGCGGGGGCCCAGGTGAGCCTGGACCTGCGGGCTGTGTGGCCTTCTCTGGCGTCTCCTCCCTCCGTGTCCTGAACCTGGCGGACAATGAGATGGAGACGCTCCGGGCAGGTGCCTTCCTCCACACTCCGCTGACCGAGCTGGACCTCTCCGCCAACCCTGGGCTGGATGTGGCCACAGGGGCCTTGGCGGGCCTGGAGGGCTCCCTGGAGGTCCTGGCCTTGCAGGGCAACGGGCTGGCCATCCTGCAGGTGGACCTGCCCTGCTTCAGCTGCCTCAAGCGGCTCAATCTGGCAGAGAACCGCCTGAGCCGCCTGCCTGCCTGGACGCAGGCTGTGTCCTTGGAGGTGCTGGACCTAAGGAACAACAGCTTCAGCCTCCTGCCGGGTAGTGCCATGGGCGGCCTGGAGACCAGCCTGCGGCGCCTCTACCTGCAGGGGAACCCCCTCAGCTGCTGCGGCAACGGCTGGCTGGCGGCCCAGCTGCACCAGGGCCGTGTGGACGTGGACGCCACCCAGGACCTGATCTGCCGCTTCGGCTCCCAGGAGGAGGTGTCCCTGAGTCACGTGCGTCCTGAGGACTGTGAGAAGGGGGGGCTCAAGAACGTCAACCTCATCATCATCCTCACCTTCGCCCTGGTGTGTGCCATCCTTCTCACCACGCTGGCCACCTGCTGCTGTGTCCGCCGGCAGAAGTTCAACCAACAGTACAAAGCCTAG